The Chanos chanos chromosome 6, fChaCha1.1, whole genome shotgun sequence genome includes a region encoding these proteins:
- the LOC115813800 gene encoding inhibin beta B chain, translating to MWVCNSTVPRTLLSSVLSTFLLLSTLMLEMVGAAATAGSPAGCVTCGMPVMDKHSEEFLIEIAKQQILNKLHLKERPNITQIVPRAALMTALRKLHAGRVRQDGTLELENNLPSARSRDQAYEVVSFADVDDVDSSGIDPSLSFQFLQERGHSVQVLQSSLWLYVRPANPPHRVAARIYLSGAGRTNRTLLLQKILEVQKGSWHTFPVTSALQAFLDGGQRRLRLEVRCDEGSQNLCSQGSHSQDSSHQPFLVAQVRLRDDSGTHSLSKRSLRCGEDVSVCCKKDFYIKFRDIQWQDWIIAPEGYHMNYCMGQCPQHLAGSPGIASSFHATVFSQLKANGIHTAVSSCCVPIQRRPLSMVYFNSQHSIVKTDVPDMIVESCGCT from the exons ATGTGGGTGTGTAACAGCACTGTCCCTCGCACTTTGCTGTCTTCAGTACTCTCAACTTTCCTGTTGCTGAGTACACTGATGCTTGAGATGGTTGGAGCCGCGGCCACTGCTGGATCCCCCGCTGGCTGCGTTACGTGCGGGATGCCCGTAATGGACAAACATTCAGAGGAGTTCTTGATTGAAATCGCGAAGCAACAGATTCTGAACAAACTGCACCTCAAGGAGAGACCGAACATCACGCAAATTGTTCCCCGAGCGGCACTAATGACTGCGCTCCGGAAGCTGCACGCGGGTCGGGTTAGGCAGGACGGCACGCTGGAACTGGAGAACAACCTCCCGAGCGCGCGTTCCAGAGATCAAGCATATGAAGTAGTCAGTTTCGCAGATGTGG ATGATGTAGATTCCAGTGGGATCGACCCCAGCCTGTCCTTCCAGTTTCTGCAGGAAAGGGGACACAGTGTGCAGGTGCTTCAGTCTTCCCTCTGGCTTTATGTGCGGCCAGCCAACCCACCACACCGTGTAGCTGCCCGGATTTACCTGTCTGGGGCAGGCAGGACCAACCGCACTCTGCTCCTCCAGAAGATACTGGAAGTGCAGAAGGGCAGCTGGCATACCTTTCCCGTCACCAGTGCCCTGCAGGCTTTCTTGGATGGTGGGCAGCGTCGCCTGCGGCTGGAGGTTCGTTGTGATGAGGGGAGCCAGAACCTGTGCAGCCAGGGAAGCCACTCGCAGGATAGTTCCCACCAGCCGTTCCTGGTGGCACAGGTGCGTCTGCGTGATGACAGTGGGACACATTCCCTGAGCAAGCGCTCCCTGCGCTGTGGGGAGGATGTGAGTGTCTGCTGCAAGAAGGACTTCTACATCAAGTTCCGTGACATACAGTGGCAGGACTGGATCATCGCACCCGAGGGGTACCACATGAATTACTGTATGGGCCAGTGCCCACAGCATCTGGCAGGCTCTCCAGGTATCGCTTCATCCTTCCATGCCACCGTGTTCAGCCAGCTAAAGGCCAACGGGAtccacacagctgtgtcttcttGCTGCGTGCCTATTCAGCGCCGGCCGCTCTCCATGGTTTACTTCAACTCCCAGCACAGCATTGTGAAGACAGATGTCCCCGATATGATTGTGGAGTCCTGTGGGTGCACATAG